A stretch of bacterium DNA encodes these proteins:
- the gdhA gene encoding NADP-specific glutamate dehydrogenase, which yields MDFQEGEQMSDALAKFMEKIKAKDPGQPEFHQAVYEVAESLMPFIEANPKYQKAKILERMAEPERVITFRVPWVDDKGDVQLNRGFRIQMNGAIGPYKGGLRFHRSVNLSILKFLAFEQVFKNALTTLPMGGGKGGSDFDPVGKSEGEVMRFCNSFMMELVRYIGPNTDVPAGDIGVGGREIGYLFGMYKKLRNEWTGVLTGKGRNWGGSIVRPEATGFGVVYFAEEMLKTKNNSLDGKTVVISGFGNVAWGAVTKCNDLGAKVVTLSGPDGYIYDPDGIKGEKIDYMLEMRASCRDKVQDYADKFGVQFFPGKRPWEVKADVYLPCATQNELDKADAENIIKNGGICVSEGANMPSTPEAVNVFIENKLLYTPGKASNAGGVSVSGLEMTQNAMHIYWTSEEVDNQLKNIMKAIHQQCVEHGTKNGYTNYVNGANIAGFIKVADSMIQQGPIS from the coding sequence ATGGATTTTCAAGAAGGAGAACAAATGTCAGACGCATTAGCAAAGTTCATGGAGAAGATTAAAGCCAAAGATCCGGGTCAGCCAGAGTTCCATCAGGCAGTGTATGAAGTTGCAGAGAGCCTTATGCCTTTCATCGAGGCGAATCCGAAATATCAAAAAGCCAAGATTCTTGAGAGAATGGCCGAGCCTGAGAGAGTTATCACGTTTCGTGTGCCATGGGTTGATGATAAGGGAGATGTTCAGTTAAATCGCGGTTTCCGGATACAAATGAACGGTGCCATAGGTCCTTATAAGGGCGGCCTTCGTTTCCATCGTAGTGTAAATCTTAGTATTCTTAAATTCCTTGCTTTCGAGCAGGTTTTCAAGAACGCGCTAACTACGCTTCCCATGGGTGGTGGCAAGGGTGGTTCGGATTTCGATCCTGTTGGTAAATCAGAGGGTGAAGTTATGCGTTTTTGTAATTCCTTTATGATGGAGCTTGTCCGTTATATTGGACCTAACACCGATGTTCCAGCGGGTGATATTGGTGTTGGTGGTCGCGAGATCGGCTACCTTTTTGGTATGTATAAAAAGCTTCGCAACGAATGGACAGGTGTTCTCACTGGTAAAGGTAGAAATTGGGGTGGAAGCATCGTTCGTCCTGAAGCCACCGGTTTCGGTGTTGTTTATTTCGCCGAGGAGATGTTGAAGACCAAGAATAATTCACTCGATGGCAAGACTGTCGTTATCTCTGGTTTCGGTAATGTTGCATGGGGTGCAGTAACCAAGTGTAACGATCTTGGAGCTAAAGTAGTTACCCTTTCCGGCCCTGATGGCTATATTTATGATCCAGACGGGATCAAGGGCGAGAAAATCGACTACATGCTCGAAATGCGCGCCAGTTGCCGCGATAAGGTTCAGGATTATGCGGACAAATTTGGTGTACAGTTCTTCCCCGGCAAGAGGCCATGGGAGGTTAAAGCCGATGTTTATCTACCTTGCGCTACACAGAACGAATTAGATAAAGCCGATGCCGAGAATATAATCAAGAATGGTGGCATTTGTGTTAGTGAGGGTGCGAATATGCCAAGCACGCCCGAAGCTGTTAATGTTTTTATTGAAAACAAACTTCTTTACACGCCGGGCAAGGCCTCCAATGCAGGTGGCGTTTCTGTTAGCGGACTGGAGATGACGCAAAACGCGATGCATATATACTGGACTTCTGAGGAAGTAGATAACCAGCTCAAAAACATCATGAAAGCTATTCATCAGCAGTGCGTCGAGCACGGAACTAAGAATGGTTATACAAACTATGTTAATGGTGCTAATATTGCTGGTTTTATCAAGGTTGCGGATTCGATGATCCAGCAAGGCCCAATCTCCTAG
- a CDS encoding helix-turn-helix transcriptional regulator — MSIIVNLDVMLAIRKMKLNDLAENVGITPQNLSVLKTGKAKAIRFSTLEAICKTLDCQPGDILVYEENKT; from the coding sequence ATGTCAATAATAGTAAACCTAGATGTCATGCTCGCAATTCGTAAAATGAAACTCAACGATCTCGCAGAAAACGTGGGAATAACACCTCAAAACCTCTCTGTATTGAAAACAGGCAAAGCCAAAGCTATCCGTTTTTCCACACTTGAAGCAATATGCAAAACCCTCGATTGCCAACCGGGCGATATTCTTGTCTATGAAGAAAATAAAACTTAA
- a CDS encoding DUF2975 domain-containing protein, whose amino-acid sequence MRRIKLASKIFRIGGQFIFWITLVSILILGILMVFYNNFPDDIQFTFDRQIIPVTDLVRSARIPIIIAIWATIAVFLRGIWHGKELFRLYEQGKIFYAENIMRIRRIGETLILFAVVKAIASFAITSVLLSEEVKAQPGLIINLTALIIGLLIYVVSWIMDEGRALREEQELTI is encoded by the coding sequence ATGAGAAGAATAAAATTAGCAAGCAAAATTTTTAGAATTGGCGGACAATTTATATTCTGGATCACACTTGTCTCCATTCTTATTCTTGGAATTCTCATGGTCTTTTACAATAACTTCCCCGATGATATCCAATTTACCTTCGATCGCCAAATAATACCGGTAACCGACCTTGTTAGGTCTGCTCGAATACCGATAATCATAGCGATTTGGGCAACAATCGCCGTTTTTCTAAGAGGAATATGGCACGGTAAAGAACTTTTTCGACTTTATGAGCAAGGCAAAATCTTTTATGCAGAAAATATCATGCGCATACGCCGAATCGGCGAAACACTTATACTATTTGCAGTTGTAAAAGCAATTGCAAGTTTTGCCATAACTTCGGTGCTTCTCTCCGAGGAGGTGAAAGCGCAGCCCGGCTTAATTATAAATTTGACCGCACTAATCATAGGACTACTCATTTATGTGGTCTCATGGATAATGGACGAAGGTCGCGCACTACGCGAAGAACAAGAACTAACAATTTAG
- a CDS encoding DUF512 domain-containing protein, whose protein sequence is MLQIVEIEPRSPANRAGLLKDDVIVSAGGKTIRDALDIEFYIEGETYIDLLIERGDKEIPIRLLNLGLKPSGIIVEPLKIRHCGNKCVFCFVDQQPKGLRDSLYIKDEDVRFSFIYGNYVTLTNTPEWEIKRVIEQKMSPLYISVHSTDEEIRRNLLSNKKIKPIFPLLHHLTENGIAIHSQIVVVPGYNSNTKQLESTIKKLYSLGENSLSCALVPLGITDYRRELASLESINFEQAKDIIFMSNNIRDSIERPEFLQLADEFFVLAGENFPQSDYYDDYPQLENGVGMARLFIDDTINALNDNKIANILSDKTIDIVTGLSAAELFKKLLPKDLGIKGCLTRIIGVKNSFWGNKVNVANLLTGKDIVSVISNSDADYIFLPPKVLNEDGLFLDGMSIETLQTSVKGRVMSGMSYLSEIQEVILNN, encoded by the coding sequence GTGCTTCAAATAGTTGAGATAGAACCTAGATCACCTGCAAATAGAGCAGGTTTATTGAAGGACGATGTTATAGTTTCTGCAGGCGGGAAAACTATACGTGATGCCTTGGATATCGAGTTTTATATCGAAGGTGAAACCTATATCGATCTTCTTATTGAGCGTGGCGATAAAGAAATTCCAATAAGATTATTAAATCTCGGCTTAAAGCCTTCGGGAATTATAGTAGAACCTCTCAAAATAAGGCACTGTGGTAATAAATGCGTATTTTGTTTTGTCGATCAACAACCTAAAGGCCTTCGTGATAGCCTATATATTAAGGATGAGGATGTTCGATTCAGCTTCATTTATGGTAACTATGTTACACTGACAAACACACCCGAATGGGAGATAAAACGAGTTATTGAACAGAAGATGTCGCCACTTTATATCAGTGTTCATTCAACCGATGAGGAAATAAGACGTAATTTATTAAGTAATAAAAAGATAAAGCCAATATTTCCTCTGCTTCATCACCTAACGGAAAACGGCATTGCTATCCACTCTCAAATAGTCGTTGTGCCGGGCTATAATTCTAACACTAAGCAACTCGAATCGACAATAAAAAAGCTTTATTCGCTTGGTGAGAATAGTTTATCATGCGCACTTGTTCCTCTAGGTATCACTGACTATCGCAGGGAATTAGCCTCTTTAGAATCAATAAATTTTGAACAGGCGAAGGATATAATCTTTATGTCAAACAACATAAGGGATTCCATTGAAAGGCCTGAGTTTCTGCAACTTGCCGATGAATTTTTTGTTTTAGCTGGAGAGAATTTTCCTCAGAGCGACTATTACGATGATTATCCACAGTTGGAAAATGGTGTGGGGATGGCTAGACTTTTCATCGACGACACCATTAATGCTTTAAACGATAATAAGATAGCTAATATTTTATCAGATAAAACTATAGATATTGTTACAGGTCTATCTGCGGCGGAGCTTTTTAAGAAACTGCTACCAAAAGACCTTGGCATTAAGGGGTGTTTAACGCGCATAATTGGAGTGAAAAACAGCTTTTGGGGAAATAAAGTGAATGTAGCTAATTTATTAACAGGCAAAGACATAGTAAGTGTCATTTCCAATTCTGATGCGGATTATATTTTTCTTCCACCTAAAGTTTTAAATGAAGATGGCTTATTTCTTGATGGAATGAGTATCGAAACCCTCCAGACAAGCGTAAAAGGACGTGTTATGAGCGGCATGTCCTATCTTTCTGAAATACAAGAAGTTATATTAAATAATTAA
- the der gene encoding ribosome biogenesis GTPase Der, giving the protein MGLPIVAIIGRPNVGKSTLFNRFSKSNNAVVDNTPGVTRDRNYSVVNWGSRSLVVVDTGGLVIAPRGEMELSVTKQAEIAASEADVVIFVVEKTITPEDKEIANRLRIEKFPVLLAVNKIDSEKEIQMAADAWSLAIGEPHSISAKNGRGVADLLDRIMEVLPESGKGEESHGEIRIAVIGKPNVGKSSFVNKLLGEEKLIVDSRPGTTRDPIDTHFTYNGKKWVFTDTAGLLRKQQYGIEYYSSLRTVSAVKRSDVVFLLTDAEVGFKQQDKRIAGMSIDFIKGIVIGINKWDLIEAETNTAAEKRKEILAEANFLRFSPLITLSALTGQRVRKVLQLLETVAEERKKRIPTSEFNNFIERIKIKNPPPIVQGKRSNILYATQEGINPPVFVLFCRGIKFISQNYKRFIINSIRSEYGFEGVSIKVVFREHKRERELV; this is encoded by the coding sequence GTGGGATTGCCCATTGTTGCGATAATCGGCAGACCAAATGTAGGCAAATCTACATTGTTCAATAGGTTTTCTAAATCGAACAATGCAGTGGTCGATAATACGCCCGGTGTTACTAGAGACAGAAACTATTCTGTGGTTAACTGGGGGTCTAGAAGCCTAGTTGTTGTTGATACTGGAGGGCTTGTAATTGCACCTCGCGGCGAAATGGAGCTTTCAGTAACCAAGCAAGCAGAAATAGCGGCTTCAGAAGCTGACGTTGTCATTTTTGTTGTTGAAAAAACGATTACTCCAGAGGATAAAGAGATTGCCAATAGACTTAGAATTGAAAAATTCCCGGTTTTGCTTGCTGTTAATAAGATCGATTCTGAAAAAGAAATACAAATGGCCGCCGATGCATGGAGTTTAGCGATTGGTGAACCTCATTCTATATCAGCAAAAAATGGAAGGGGAGTAGCCGATCTTTTAGATCGTATAATGGAAGTATTGCCTGAATCAGGGAAGGGAGAGGAATCTCACGGCGAGATAAGAATTGCAGTGATTGGTAAACCCAATGTTGGCAAGTCTAGTTTTGTAAATAAACTACTAGGTGAGGAAAAACTTATAGTCGATTCAAGGCCGGGAACAACCAGAGATCCAATAGATACACATTTCACCTATAATGGTAAAAAATGGGTTTTTACAGATACTGCTGGTCTTCTTAGAAAACAGCAATATGGTATCGAGTATTATAGTTCATTGAGGACAGTCTCTGCAGTTAAACGTAGCGACGTGGTTTTCCTTCTAACCGATGCCGAAGTGGGGTTCAAGCAACAGGACAAGCGTATTGCTGGCATGTCCATAGATTTTATTAAGGGCATTGTTATCGGAATTAATAAATGGGATCTTATCGAAGCTGAAACGAACACTGCAGCGGAAAAAAGAAAAGAAATACTTGCTGAGGCTAATTTCCTCAGGTTTTCACCATTAATTACACTTTCCGCGTTAACTGGACAAAGGGTCAGGAAAGTTCTTCAATTGCTCGAAACCGTTGCGGAAGAACGTAAAAAGCGAATCCCTACATCAGAATTTAACAATTTTATTGAAAGAATAAAAATAAAGAATCCCCCTCCTATTGTTCAGGGTAAGAGGTCGAATATTCTATATGCCACTCAGGAGGGAATTAATCCACCTGTTTTTGTGTTATTTTGTAGGGGAATTAAATTTATTTCTCAGAATTATAAGAGATTCATTATCAACTCGATCCGCTCTGAATATGGTTTCGAGGGTGTGTCAATAAAAGTGGTCTTTCGCGAACATAAACGCGAGAGGGAACTTGTATGA